ataaaaaatcaaagTTAATTTCGTTTAATAACCATTAGAAATCAATACTGTTCTTTGGAAAATAAATAGTATGTCATGATAGATGCACATATTGCACATACCAGGTGCGATGTAACCGAAGCTTCCAGCAAGTTCGCTCCAATTCGATGAATCTGGCTTTATGATTCTAGCTGTACCAAAATCTGATACAAAGGCCTTATACTCAGTCTCCAACAAGATGTTACCACTCGTAATGTCCCGATGAATTATGGGTGGATTACACTCATGATGCAAATAATATAAAGCCCGAGCTACATCATTAAGGAGGGATACTCTCCTTTTCCAGTGAAACTCATTTGCTAGCTCATCATGACATAGGATAGTAGTCAGACTTCCTCTCTCAATGTAATCATAAACTAAAAAATTGAATTGTCTATGTGAACAAAAGCCATACAGTTTGACGATGTTGCGGTGCTTTATCTTCATTAGTACTTCAATTTCATGGTGAAATGTTGCATCATCTGTCATTTCTCCATTCGAGTGTATCTTCTTTACGGCAAACACACTTCCACCCTCTAATTGTGCTTTGTAGACACTACCATAACCTCCAGATCCAACACAATATTTCTCATCAAAACTGTCAGTGGCAATAATGATATCTTTGAATGTTAATCTTCCGTCAAAAGTCCAGACTGAAAATATATCTCTGGCACTCCTGGCAGTTGTGTCTTTAGGTTTTCTCTTATGTCGAATAAAGAAAACTGTGATTACTGAAAGTACACTAACAAGTAGAAGAAACCCAAATGCTAGTAACAACTTTCTGCGTTTCTTCCCATCTTTGTGCACAGTTGGCGAATAAAATGGTGGCAGACCAACATATTGGCCACACAGACCCTTGTTATGGACAGACCAATTTATTGAAGCATTGTGCATCCCTTTGGGAACAGCCGAACAGGACCTTCCAAACTGTTGAATGATACATCAAAGATTGACAAGTTTCGCATACTTGTTACAGAGGATGGAATGCCTCCACTCAATTGATTGTGAGAGAGATTCTAGATTTCCAACATGATCAGTTCCCCTAATTCTAGGGGTATTCCACCATTGAGATTGTTCTTGCTCAGATCTAGCATAATCTGCAAGTTTATCATACTTCCAATGACTGTCGGAAGAATCCCATTAAAGTTGTTGTCATTTAACTTAACTAACATCAACTTTTGACAGTCTCCAAGTTCCTTTGGAATTGTTCCGCTCAATAAGTTGTGAGATAAATCAAGCCTCATAAGGTTGTTGAGATGGCCAATTTGTGAAGGTATTGTCCCGAGCAGTTGATTTTTACTCAAATCTAGCCAATAGACGTTTCCCATATTACCAATCTCTGGTGGAATCTCACCACTTAAACTGTTTGAGTAGAGTAATAGCTCTCCAAGATTTATTAGTTTGGAGAATTCCACAGGTATGGTTCCACTAATCATATTTCCAAACATCCACATAGTTGTCAAATTACGACATAAACCCCAATGTGGTGAGAAGAATCCATAGAAGTTGTTCAGGCTTAAATCGAGGACAGTAAGATGTGGGTATATTCCAAAATGCTGAGACAAATTTCCCTCTAGTTGGTTGCTTGAGAAGCTCAGAAATTCTAAGCTTGTGCAGTGTCTGTAGCTGTCTGGAACAAAACCATGAAACATGTTTGACCCAAAGTTGAGGTGTTGCAAAACTTTTCCTGGCATAGGTCCGGCAACTTCCCAGTGAATCTATTCTTCGACAAATCAACAATAACCAAATTAGTAAGGTTTGCATGCACTTGAGATAGAGGCCCTGAGAGATAATTTGCAAATAGCCGCATATCAATCATATTTCCCAGGTTCCCGAAACTCACAGGGATGGAGCCTGATATGCGAGTTAAGTAGATCCAAATGTACTCCAAGTTTGTTAGGTTCCCAAGTTCCACGGGGAGGGTTCCAGACAGACGATTATTAGCAAAACTAAGAAaacggaggagagagagatctCCTACACTCAGAGGAATAACACCGGTAAAATTATTATATCCAATATTAACTTTCTGAAGACCAAAGAGATTCATGAGACTGGAAGGAATCGAGCCAATGAATGCATTATGGTGGATGTTCAAAACTTGAAGATTAAAAAGATGCTCAACTTTGTCAAGGGCGGTGCCACCTATGTGATTCACCTTTAGTATCAGATTTTGCAAGCCAGCCAAGTTTACAATAGTGGAAGGGATAAAACCCGTCAGGATATTGTGTGCAGCATCAAGGTAAACAAGGTGTTCGAGACTTCCAATCTCTTTAGGAATGGGACCAGTAAGATTATTACTTGAGAGAGACAAGTAGGATAGACTAGTAAGATTTTCAATGCTAGCTGGAATAGCACCTGGCAAGATATTGCAAGAAATATCCAAGTGCAGCAAAAAGGAGAGCTTTCCAAACTCTTCAGGGATTGGACCAGACAGCCAGTTGTTGTTTAAACACATACCTCGAATCATGGTGAGGTTACCGACTGTAGATGGTATGATTCCCTCAAGACGACCACCAGAGAGGTTGAGGTTGGACAACATTTTAAGGGAACCGATGGATGGCGGGATTTCACCTGAGAGACCACTATTGTTGCTAAGGTCAAGGCTGGTTATATCAGGTAAGGAGAGAAGGTCAAGTGTGTCCAGCCGTCCAACAAGTCCAGTGCCTTCAAGGGTGATACTGGTGATGGATAATACTCTAAGTGCATGCTGTCTCTTGACATAATCACATGCGATGCCAGTCCAATTGCATGGGTGAATATCAGGCCTCCAAGAACTGAGTACAGGCGTAGCAGTGTTGCCCTGCATGTTAGATTTCCACTGAAGCAATGCTGCTGCTTGAGATCTTACGGAAGCATGATGATGGGGCACGGCCTCAGTCATAACCATAAGAGCAAGAATAAGAAGCAGAAATAGTAGCAACATAATGTGTGCAAACGCTGGTGAGATCTTTGAAGCTAGAGGACTTGCCATGTACCACCGGCAGTGCAGGAAATTTGCAGTGCATTGGCTGTGTTTGAGAACTGCGAACGTTTATAAACTATTCAAATATGCAACCTAGTGGGTTATAGGCTTGTAGCTAGTTAAACATCACAAAGACCTAGTCTACACGCCACATAACAGGTCAGATCTAATAACCATAGCTTTTAAATTCACGGAGACCAGTCTCATAATATCATGTATTGATATGCACTGTGCATTCTATCTTATGGCAGGATGTTCATGTACCTTCAGAATGCAATCGTACTACTTCCCTGTAGCTAGTTGACTGTCAATGAAAAATACGAGTCTTCACGGCACAAACAGGACATATCTAATAAATATTGCTGTGCCATGCCCGGGCATATATGCCTTGTAGATGTAGAAATATTAGCCCCAATTGTGCTGTGATTACCAGCGGAAAAACAATGGACTAATTTCAGTTTCATAAGGAATTAGGAAGTCCTTCACTAATTTCTCGCCTTCACAAGCCTGCAGTATGATTAGAACTTTTTTCTtgaatatgcaggagagctgcacatCATTGCCAGTATGATTAGGACTTGAATTGTGTATGTGCAAAGGAAGCTATGCTATTTAACCTTTAGTTCATCATATAGTAATTGTAAAAGTTTTAGAATTTGGGACTTAGTTTTGCACAATGAACTTCTGCAACAAAATCAAATTAATTCTATCTATAACTATACTATATATACTCAAATgactacaattttttttccaataaaAAAGGACAAGTGGTATCGTCCTTATAAAGTGGATTTAGTAATTGGTCATACTGAGCTCAAGGGCAAGTCTCGTGACCTAGAGTCTAGGCAAGCAGCATTCCATGGATCAGGTCATCAGGACTGCGCAACCTTGACCTCTTCTTCCCTGGGAAGACTTCCTGTTCCTGTATGGCTGTAGCCCGTAGCCCACTAGCCCATATTAATTGTCACAAAGTACAGGCACCAGTCATTTGCAAGCAACATTCCTTGCTCAGTTTCTTAAGAGATACTAATGTTCtatctgaactctgaaactaGAACAAAACATTCGTTGGCTCGTTTCCAAGCAAATGTTGCATGTTAACGCCCCAAAATCCAAAGGTTTTACTGTGTCAATATCTTTTGACAGGACATGACTACCACTATGCCATTAATTTACATGAAGAACTACATCACCAGCATTCAGATTATATAacaaaaaatagaaaacaaCTCAACTAAATTGAACgaatcaggaaaaaaaaaagaggaatttTTATCTGTAGCTAGTTTACCCATCGAATCCCCGCCTTTCCGCGGGCGCGCTTGAAGAAGTGGACGGcatgggcgccgccgctgggcTCCTCGTCAGTTggagggcgccgggcggcgcctTCTCGGTCCTCGCCAGCCATGGTTACCGCCGCCTACCCGGTCGCCCCCTCGGCGCCGGACGCCGCTTGGGCAGGGCTCATTTTACGTTTTCTACTCAGGCTTGTGCTTGGGCTACCGTCTCACGGGCCGGCCCGTTTTGCTCCAATTTTTTTTCTGGAGGAAAAGTCCTATTTACCTCCATGGACAATAAGGCGAGTCCGCATTTTTACCCAATGACTTGAAAACCATCCATCATCCTAGCTCCTCGTTCTTTCGAAACTGGACACGCGACCCCCTCAATTTGATTTCATCCTGGTTTTATCCTACACTGGCACCACGTCATCTAGAATATTCTAGATGGCAACCTGCTCAAcaggcccacatgtcagcccATGTAATCTTCAGCTCCCTCCCTCTCTATCAGTTGCAGCCCAGGCTGCGACCTCCCCAATCCAGCGGCTGGAGCTCGCAGGGAAACGCCACGACCGCGACCGTGCCCACGCTGTCAAGGTTGGGGGTCCTGTGTCCGCCTCCAGCGACCCCCTGGACGCCTTCAGGGGGTCGCCT
The genomic region above belongs to Setaria italica strain Yugu1 chromosome VI, Setaria_italica_v2.0, whole genome shotgun sequence and contains:
- the LOC101774112 gene encoding probable leucine-rich repeat receptor-like protein kinase At1g35710, whose product is MASPLASKISPAFAHIMLLLFLLLILALMVMTEAVPHHHASVRSQAAALLQWKSNMQGNTATPVLSSWRPDIHPCNWTGIACDYVKRQHALRVLSITSITLEGTGLVGRLDTLDLLSLPDITSLDLSNNSGLSGEIPPSIGSLKMLSNLNLSGGRLEGIIPSTVGNLTMIRGMCLNNNWLSGPIPEEFGKLSFLLHLDISCNILPGAIPASIENLTSLSYLSLSSNNLTGPIPKEIGSLEHLVYLDAAHNILTGFIPSTIVNLAGLQNLILKVNHIGGTALDKVEHLFNLQVLNIHHNAFIGSIPSSLMNLFGLQKVNIGYNNFTGVIPLSVGDLSLLRFLSFANNRLSGTLPVELGNLTNLEYIWIYLTRISGSIPVSFGNLGNMIDMRLFANYLSGPLSQVHANLTNLVIVDLSKNRFTGKLPDLCQEKFCNTSTLGQTCFMVLFQTATDTAQA